A window of the Bacillus andreraoultii genome harbors these coding sequences:
- a CDS encoding ribonuclease HII, producing the protein MKQTIKEIESTLRTISDDEDPFIKKCLLDERKGVQELIKRWKKKQEIQFAEKERLRKMMQYENEARKQGYQLIAGIDEVGRGPLAGPVVAAAVILPNDAYLPGVNDSKKLSIKRREELYKVIIEKAVAVGIGIISAKDIDELNIYQATKKAMLGAIQQLNLLPDYLLIDAMKLDVPVSQQSIIKGDSLSISIASASIVAKVYRDRLMVEYSKKYPQYQFERNMGYGTSEHLQAIRTYGPTPIHRKSFSPIREMIKNNQ; encoded by the coding sequence ATGAAACAAACGATTAAAGAAATAGAATCAACGCTCCGTACTATTTCAGATGACGAAGATCCTTTTATAAAAAAATGTCTTTTAGATGAAAGAAAAGGTGTACAAGAGCTCATAAAACGTTGGAAGAAAAAACAAGAAATACAATTTGCTGAAAAAGAGCGTTTGAGAAAAATGATGCAATACGAGAATGAAGCGCGAAAACAAGGATATCAATTGATAGCGGGAATTGATGAAGTAGGTAGAGGACCATTAGCAGGACCTGTTGTTGCTGCAGCTGTTATTTTACCGAATGATGCATACTTACCAGGAGTGAATGACTCTAAAAAATTATCAATAAAAAGGCGTGAGGAACTCTATAAGGTAATCATTGAAAAGGCGGTAGCTGTTGGAATAGGTATAATAAGTGCGAAAGATATTGATGAGTTAAATATATATCAAGCAACAAAAAAAGCTATGCTCGGAGCAATACAGCAGTTAAATTTGTTACCAGACTATTTATTAATTGATGCAATGAAACTTGACGTTCCTGTTAGTCAACAATCAATTATAAAAGGAGATTCTTTATCAATTTCAATAGCTAGTGCTTCTATCGTGGCGAAAGTTTATCGGGATCGATTAATGGTTGAATATAGTAAGAAGTACCCACAATATCAGTTTGAGCGAAATATGGGCTATGGTACGAGTGAACATTTACAAGCAATTCGTACATATGGCCCAACACCAATCCATAGAAAATCATTTTCTCCCATTAGAGAAATGATAAAAAATAATCAGTAA